A window of the Pseudomonas gozinkensis genome harbors these coding sequences:
- the glyA gene encoding serine hydroxymethyltransferase — MFSKQDQIQGYDDALLAAMNAEEQRQEDHIELIASENYTSKRVMEAQGSGLTNKYAEGYPGKRYYGGCEHVDKVEALAIERAKQLFGADYANVQPHSGSSANSAVYLALLQAGDTILGMSLAHGGHLTHGAKVSSSGKLYNAVQYGIDTKTGLIDYDEVERLAVECKPKMIVAGFSAYSKTLDFPRFRQIADKVGALLFVDMAHVAGLVAAGLYPNPLPYADVVTTTTHKTLRGPRGGLILAKSNEEIEKKLNAAVFPGAQGGPLMHVIAGKAVCFKEALEPGFKAYQQQVIDNAQAMASVFIKRGYDVVSGGTDNHLFLVSLIRQGLTGKDADAALGRAHITVNKNAVPNDPQSPFVTSGLRIGTPAVTTRGFKVTQCVTLAGWICDILDNLGDADVEANVAQQVSALCADFPVYR, encoded by the coding sequence ATGTTCAGCAAGCAAGACCAGATCCAGGGTTACGACGATGCACTGCTGGCGGCGATGAATGCCGAGGAGCAACGTCAGGAAGATCACATCGAGCTGATCGCGTCGGAGAACTACACCAGCAAACGCGTGATGGAAGCGCAAGGCAGCGGCCTGACCAACAAATACGCCGAAGGTTATCCGGGCAAGCGCTACTACGGTGGCTGCGAGCACGTCGACAAGGTCGAAGCCCTGGCCATCGAACGCGCCAAGCAACTGTTCGGCGCCGATTACGCCAACGTCCAGCCGCACTCCGGTTCCTCGGCCAACAGCGCCGTGTACCTGGCCCTGCTGCAAGCGGGCGACACCATTCTCGGCATGAGCCTGGCCCATGGCGGTCACCTGACCCACGGCGCCAAGGTGTCGTCCTCGGGCAAGCTGTACAACGCCGTGCAGTACGGCATCGATACCAAGACCGGTCTGATCGATTACGACGAAGTCGAGCGTCTGGCTGTCGAGTGCAAACCGAAAATGATCGTCGCCGGCTTCTCGGCCTACTCCAAGACCCTCGACTTCCCGCGCTTCCGTCAGATCGCCGACAAGGTCGGTGCGCTGCTGTTCGTCGACATGGCCCACGTCGCCGGTCTGGTGGCTGCCGGCCTGTACCCGAACCCGCTGCCGTATGCCGACGTGGTCACCACCACGACTCACAAGACCCTGCGCGGTCCGCGTGGCGGCCTGATCCTGGCCAAGTCCAACGAAGAAATCGAGAAGAAGCTCAACGCGGCGGTATTCCCCGGCGCCCAGGGCGGCCCGCTGATGCACGTCATCGCCGGCAAGGCCGTGTGCTTCAAGGAAGCGCTGGAGCCTGGCTTCAAGGCCTATCAGCAACAAGTGATCGACAACGCCCAGGCGATGGCGAGCGTATTTATCAAACGTGGCTACGATGTAGTGTCCGGCGGCACCGACAACCACTTGTTCCTGGTCAGCCTGATCCGTCAGGGCCTCACCGGTAAGGACGCCGACGCCGCCCTCGGTCGCGCGCACATCACCGTCAACAAGAACGCCGTACCGAACGACCCGCAGTCGCCGTTCGTCACCTCCGGCCTGCGCATCGGCACCCCGGCGGTGACCACTCGCGGCTTCAAGGTGACCCAGTGCGTGACGCTGGCCGGCTGGATCTGCGACATCCTCGACAACCTCGGCGATGCCGATGTAGAGGCCAACGTCGCCCAGCAGGTTTCGGCCCTGTGCGCTGACTTCCCGGTTTATCGCTGA
- a CDS encoding TraX family protein — MHLSPRDGALDLLKWLALMSMLLDHLRYVGISADWLYVPGRLAFPWFCLAMAANLARDGAPKTEWRYLGWLLLFSAVSEIPYRLYIPEPDTLNVMPTLALGLLVARGWQDPTLISRLLGVSALLVAALFPEQLMFGLFGVLLPLAMLLVFRKTWFFSLLPGLLCLAANQWRVLYESAQFGNLVAILGIATCLIAPLLGMFLLRHSRHLQPPPMRRWAYALYPVHFLLLFAVRQLIA; from the coding sequence ATGCACCTGAGCCCGCGCGACGGCGCACTCGACCTGCTCAAGTGGCTGGCGCTGATGAGCATGCTGCTCGATCACCTGCGATATGTCGGGATCAGCGCCGATTGGCTGTATGTGCCGGGGCGGCTGGCGTTCCCGTGGTTCTGTCTGGCAATGGCGGCGAATCTGGCGCGAGACGGCGCGCCCAAGACCGAATGGCGCTACCTGGGCTGGTTGTTGCTGTTCAGCGCTGTGAGTGAAATTCCCTACCGTTTGTACATTCCCGAGCCCGACACGTTGAACGTGATGCCCACGCTGGCGCTGGGCCTGCTGGTGGCTCGGGGCTGGCAGGATCCAACGTTGATTTCGCGACTGCTGGGCGTGAGTGCCTTGCTGGTGGCCGCGCTGTTCCCGGAGCAATTGATGTTCGGTCTGTTCGGCGTCCTGCTGCCACTGGCGATGTTGCTGGTGTTTCGCAAAACCTGGTTTTTCAGCCTGCTGCCGGGCCTGCTGTGTCTGGCCGCGAATCAATGGCGGGTGCTCTACGAATCCGCGCAGTTCGGCAACCTGGTCGCCATCCTCGGCATTGCGACCTGCCTGATCGCGCCACTGCTCGGAATGTTCCTGTTGCGACACTCGCGACATCTTCAGCCGCCCCCGATGAGGCGCTGGGCGTATGCCCTTTATCCCGTACATTTCCTTCTGCTGTTCGCAGTCCGCCAACTCATCGCATAA